Proteins found in one Nitrospinota bacterium genomic segment:
- a CDS encoding N-acetylmuramoyl-L-alanine amidase, with amino-acid sequence MWKPLTISLLISATMLYAPNGSAETDRSNETYRKAADYYNNLFLSRKKYPREKWMKSISLFKDVYLKYPKGGKAPEALFMTGKIYQELYFEHKNSPDRENAVTIFRVLATGHSYSHLADDALFRTGEIYAFDDDNETALSYYRSVLRWFPEGDMAIKAMEKIKDTETQSVRKKSLPGDKTKKRLRRFATLDSIRYWNNENYGRVVFDVSKMVNYKISRSTSASSLTIDLIGTRMKKPGELVRKKSGIIKSIITNQPENDITRIEISVTDKHSINSMELVNPSRIVIDIYADNGEQAASAAPSETETISSTDNGVRLKRIPDIEKHSPLRRTGKNVVADTNGIYKKAQNRISKNSGVPDLAPPVGADPALLAAGLVSSGSESTNGNRTSDRRDENKLETASMNFPESYRGKVIVIDPGHGGKDPGAVGKNGLKEKDVALDIGIRLRRILKEQCRCRVLMTRTKDVYMPLEERTAFANTSNANLFVSIHANANPKSNAKGVETYFLSPANSREAMFTAARENMIASGNRNIESNDISFILSDMSNTEKINQSSRMAESVQEALVDTLRENKYRTQDNGVKSAMFYVLHGARMPSILVETAFISNKNEAENLKKATFRERVAKGIAIGVRDFAIESRLALAQ; translated from the coding sequence ATGTGGAAGCCACTGACAATTTCTCTCCTTATTTCTGCCACCATGCTGTATGCGCCTAACGGAAGCGCTGAAACCGACCGTTCTAACGAAACATACAGGAAGGCGGCAGATTACTACAACAATCTCTTCCTTTCCCGGAAAAAGTATCCGCGCGAAAAATGGATGAAATCAATCTCCCTTTTCAAGGATGTTTACCTAAAATACCCGAAGGGGGGGAAAGCTCCGGAAGCGCTATTTATGACCGGCAAGATATATCAGGAACTGTACTTCGAACATAAAAACAGCCCAGACAGGGAAAACGCCGTAACAATTTTCAGAGTGCTGGCAACCGGTCACTCATACAGCCATCTTGCGGATGACGCGCTGTTTCGTACCGGAGAGATATACGCCTTCGACGATGATAATGAAACAGCCCTTTCATACTATCGAAGCGTGTTGCGATGGTTTCCCGAAGGGGATATGGCTATCAAGGCAATGGAAAAAATTAAAGATACCGAAACCCAAAGCGTGAGAAAAAAATCGCTCCCTGGCGATAAAACAAAAAAACGGCTTCGTCGTTTTGCCACTCTGGATTCGATCAGATACTGGAACAACGAAAACTACGGAAGGGTCGTTTTTGACGTAAGTAAGATGGTTAATTACAAAATTTCCCGCTCTACGTCAGCATCATCGCTTACTATCGATCTTATCGGAACCCGCATGAAAAAACCGGGAGAGCTGGTAAGAAAGAAATCAGGCATCATCAAATCGATTATTACCAATCAGCCGGAAAACGATATTACAAGAATTGAAATTTCCGTGACGGACAAACATTCTATCAACTCCATGGAACTGGTGAATCCAAGCAGGATCGTTATTGATATTTACGCCGACAACGGAGAACAGGCGGCCTCAGCCGCTCCGTCTGAAACAGAAACCATCAGCTCCACCGATAACGGGGTACGTCTTAAAAGGATACCGGACATTGAAAAGCACTCTCCGCTTAGAAGAACCGGGAAAAACGTCGTAGCCGACACAAACGGCATTTATAAAAAGGCTCAAAACCGGATATCAAAAAATTCCGGCGTTCCGGATCTTGCCCCTCCGGTTGGTGCGGACCCCGCGCTTCTTGCAGCGGGGCTGGTCTCCAGCGGATCTGAAAGCACCAATGGCAATAGAACATCCGACAGAAGAGATGAAAACAAATTGGAAACGGCAAGCATGAATTTCCCCGAATCGTACAGAGGGAAGGTGATAGTCATCGATCCGGGCCATGGCGGTAAGGATCCCGGTGCCGTAGGGAAAAACGGTTTAAAGGAGAAAGACGTCGCGCTTGATATAGGGATAAGGTTAAGGCGTATTCTGAAGGAGCAGTGCAGATGCAGGGTTCTTATGACCAGGACCAAGGATGTATACATGCCCCTTGAAGAAAGAACGGCATTTGCAAACACTTCAAATGCGAATCTTTTCGTTTCGATTCACGCCAATGCAAATCCCAAAAGCAATGCGAAGGGGGTCGAAACATACTTTCTAAGCCCAGCCAACAGCAGAGAGGCGATGTTCACCGCCGCTCGTGAAAATATGATCGCATCCGGGAACAGAAATATTGAATCTAACGATATCTCCTTCATCCTTTCCGACATGTCGAATACTGAAAAAATAAATCAATCAAGCAGAATGGCGGAAAGCGTGCAGGAAGCACTGGTGGATACGCTAAGAGAGAATAAATACCGTACGCAGGATAACGGTGTGAAAAGCGCCATGTTTTATGTACTTCACGGGGCAAGAATGCCATCAATTTTGGTGGAAACAGCGTTCATTTCAAATAAGAATGAGGCTGAGAACCTGAAGAAAGCAACATTTCGCGAAAGGGTCGCCAAAGGCATAGCGATAGGGGTGCGAGATTTCGCGATTGAATCACGCCTTGCCTTAGCGCAATAA
- a CDS encoding response regulator, producing MRSSMRLKGSERMGENAKKTVLLIEDDKGTRETISRIITHFCGHDVVEMESGEDGLKFYKNPQNRFDAIVCDLMLPGISGREIAQYNFEHKKVPLVVLSAFSDAKLGLKLLEYGVEDYLLKPTDSTDFSLIIEKAIERKVKKGSDGYDESLYGGNLASLVISSKMTELAVANSWIATKIEPVVSREERIKFVNFTGEFLLNAHEHGNLNFGEELKAKLLEENIFDMEVSMRESNSNKKVSINISVIKGQIALSITDEGDGFNFERYLSMTGKEISERIEMLNGRGIILGRHYFDKIQYSNGGSTVLLVKNILYKNMS from the coding sequence ATGCGCAGTTCAATGCGTTTGAAAGGTTCAGAGAGGATGGGAGAAAACGCAAAGAAAACCGTGCTCCTTATCGAAGATGATAAGGGGACCAGGGAGACGATTTCGCGGATAATTACCCATTTTTGCGGTCATGACGTCGTGGAAATGGAGAGCGGCGAAGATGGGTTAAAGTTTTATAAAAACCCGCAAAACCGGTTTGACGCGATAGTGTGCGACCTTATGTTGCCCGGCATCAGCGGCAGGGAGATCGCCCAGTACAATTTCGAGCATAAAAAGGTTCCTCTGGTAGTCCTGTCCGCATTTTCCGACGCAAAGCTCGGTTTAAAACTTCTTGAGTACGGGGTGGAGGACTATCTTCTAAAACCGACCGACTCTACAGATTTTTCCCTGATCATCGAAAAGGCGATTGAACGCAAAGTAAAAAAGGGGAGCGACGGTTACGACGAATCCCTGTATGGAGGGAACCTTGCGTCGCTGGTAATCTCCTCAAAGATGACGGAGCTTGCGGTCGCCAACAGCTGGATAGCTACGAAGATAGAGCCGGTAGTCTCGAGGGAGGAGAGGATAAAATTTGTAAACTTCACCGGCGAATTCCTGCTGAACGCGCACGAGCATGGCAACCTGAATTTTGGAGAGGAGTTGAAAGCCAAACTTCTGGAGGAAAACATTTTCGATATGGAAGTCTCCATGAGGGAAAGCAACTCCAACAAGAAAGTTTCGATCAACATCTCCGTGATCAAGGGGCAGATAGCATTATCCATTACGGACGAAGGTGATGGATTCAACTTTGAACGATATCTCTCAATGACAGGCAAGGAAATTTCAGAACGGATAGAAATGCTGAACGGAAGAGGCATAATCCTTGGCAGACACTATTTCGACAAGATCCAGTACAGCAACGGCGGTTCAACCGTACTTCTAGTAAAGAATATTCTATATAAAAATATGAGCTGA
- the rlmN gene encoding 23S rRNA (adenine(2503)-C(2))-methyltransferase RlmN has protein sequence MDKINLKDIPLSGMGAVISEMGEPPFRLKQLCDWLYSKSVVSIEGMTNFSKKMREKLAEKYTAEGLEIIERKESEDGTSKYLFRLKDSLSIEAVYIPDGERGTACISTQVGCKFGCAFCATGSQGFSRDLSLGEIVNQFVMLKNEESIARGRPLTNIVFMGMGEPLDNFRNLIDSIEIFNSPDGFGIGIRRITVSTVGIIPMLEKLGEEGRGVNLAVSLHSADEGIRTELMPVNRKYPVGALMKSLALYPLRPYRQITFEVIMLKGINDSREEAGKLARAIGKLKAKVNLIVFNPGESARFFPSPDEKVVEFQKELVKHGIAALIRKNRGGDIEAACGQLKSKYI, from the coding sequence ATGGATAAAATAAATCTGAAGGATATTCCACTTTCAGGAATGGGTGCGGTCATTTCGGAAATGGGGGAGCCGCCGTTTCGCCTGAAGCAGCTGTGCGACTGGCTCTATTCCAAATCGGTTGTTTCGATAGAGGGGATGACCAATTTTTCTAAAAAAATGCGCGAAAAGCTGGCGGAAAAATATACCGCCGAGGGGCTTGAGATCATCGAGAGAAAGGAGTCGGAGGACGGAACATCGAAATACCTCTTCAGGCTGAAGGATTCGCTCTCTATAGAGGCCGTATACATTCCGGACGGTGAGAGGGGTACAGCCTGCATTTCGACGCAGGTAGGATGCAAGTTCGGCTGTGCGTTTTGTGCCACCGGGAGTCAGGGGTTCTCGCGCGATCTCTCTTTAGGGGAGATAGTAAACCAGTTTGTCATGCTGAAGAACGAAGAGAGCATTGCCAGGGGGCGCCCCCTTACAAATATAGTATTCATGGGGATGGGCGAGCCGCTCGACAATTTCAGGAACCTGATCGATTCAATAGAGATATTCAACTCGCCGGATGGGTTCGGCATCGGCATCAGAAGGATCACCGTTTCGACAGTCGGAATAATCCCGATGCTGGAGAAGCTCGGAGAGGAAGGGAGAGGTGTGAACCTCGCGGTATCGCTCCATTCTGCGGACGAAGGGATACGCACCGAGCTTATGCCTGTAAACAGGAAGTATCCGGTCGGCGCTCTGATGAAATCGCTGGCGCTCTATCCGCTTAGGCCGTACAGGCAGATCACGTTCGAAGTGATAATGCTCAAGGGGATAAACGATTCACGGGAAGAGGCAGGCAAACTGGCAAGGGCCATCGGCAAGTTGAAAGCGAAGGTAAACCTGATAGTCTTCAACCCGGGGGAGAGCGCCAGATTCTTCCCTTCGCCGGATGAAAAGGTGGTTGAATTTCAGAAGGAACTGGTGAAGCATGGCATTGCCGCCCTTATCAGAAAAAACAGGGGGGGCGATATTGAGGCGGCCTGCGGCCAGCTGAAATCAAAATACATATAG